The Sphingomicrobium sp. genome has a window encoding:
- the sppA gene encoding signal peptide peptidase SppA, whose product MKFIRAIWKLLVGIKDAMVLVAMLLFFALLYGALSARPAPVKDGVLALNLNGSLVEQPARASWSDVASGSRLGEYRLRDLVAALDKAKDDSRVKAVALDLDGFLGGGQVAVGDLADAVRRVRASGKPVVAYGVGYTDSSYQLASAASEIWLNPLGAVLLTGPGGANLYYKGLLDKLGVTANVYRVGTYKAAVEPFIRNDMSPEARQNALALAQARLETWRQSVKQARPKANVDLFLKDMNGAVEAAGGDMAKAALENGFVDKIGSREDYEKRLAQLGGESGNAEGFADIKLASYVRDVVEEPTGPIGVVTVAGMIVDGKAGPGTAGGDTVAEEIGRAVDAGVKALVLRVDSPGGSVLASERIRQALLQAKARNIPIVVSMGNVAASGGYWVATPANFIYAEPGTITGSIGVFGVLPSFEGALQKLGLGADGVKTTPLSGEPDLWHGPSAEADQLIQTGVNATYARFLSLVAQSRKKTPQQVNEIAQGRVWDGGSARQIGLVDGFGGMEEAIAKAAQLAKLGDERRVRYFEAPKGFKQELIDSIASEESDANAAPQDAFASLARAPQQQLAAAMAEVRAILNGPSIQARCVECAPAAPVRAQADVSLLDVLKAWLS is encoded by the coding sequence ATGAAATTCATACGCGCGATCTGGAAGCTGCTGGTCGGGATCAAGGACGCGATGGTCCTGGTCGCGATGCTGCTGTTCTTCGCCTTGCTGTACGGCGCGCTTTCCGCGCGGCCGGCGCCCGTGAAGGACGGCGTCCTTGCGCTGAACCTCAACGGCAGCCTCGTCGAGCAGCCGGCACGCGCATCCTGGTCGGACGTCGCGAGCGGCAGCCGCCTGGGCGAATATCGCCTGCGCGACCTCGTCGCCGCCCTCGACAAAGCGAAGGACGACAGCCGCGTGAAAGCCGTTGCTTTGGACCTCGATGGGTTCCTGGGTGGTGGGCAGGTGGCCGTCGGCGATCTCGCCGACGCGGTGCGGCGGGTGCGCGCAAGCGGCAAGCCGGTGGTCGCGTACGGAGTTGGCTATACCGACAGCAGCTACCAGCTGGCGTCCGCGGCGTCGGAGATCTGGCTGAACCCACTGGGTGCGGTGCTGCTCACGGGACCGGGCGGCGCGAACCTCTACTACAAGGGCCTACTCGACAAGCTCGGTGTGACGGCCAACGTCTATCGCGTCGGCACCTACAAGGCGGCAGTCGAGCCGTTCATCCGCAACGACATGTCGCCCGAGGCGCGGCAGAACGCGCTGGCGCTCGCCCAGGCCCGGCTCGAGACGTGGCGCCAGAGCGTCAAGCAGGCGCGTCCGAAGGCGAATGTCGACCTGTTCCTCAAAGACATGAACGGCGCCGTCGAGGCCGCGGGCGGCGACATGGCGAAAGCCGCGCTTGAGAACGGCTTCGTCGACAAGATCGGCAGCCGCGAGGATTATGAAAAAAGGCTGGCGCAACTCGGCGGCGAAAGCGGCAATGCGGAGGGGTTCGCCGACATCAAGCTGGCGTCGTACGTGCGCGACGTGGTCGAGGAGCCGACCGGCCCGATCGGCGTCGTCACCGTCGCCGGCATGATCGTCGACGGCAAGGCTGGCCCCGGCACCGCCGGCGGCGACACGGTAGCGGAGGAGATTGGCCGAGCAGTCGACGCCGGCGTGAAAGCGCTGGTGCTTCGCGTCGACAGCCCCGGCGGATCCGTGCTCGCGTCCGAGCGCATCCGGCAAGCACTGCTTCAGGCGAAGGCGCGGAACATCCCGATTGTGGTGTCGATGGGCAATGTCGCCGCTTCCGGCGGCTATTGGGTCGCGACCCCCGCCAACTTCATCTACGCCGAACCGGGAACGATCACCGGCTCGATTGGCGTGTTCGGCGTGCTTCCGAGCTTCGAAGGCGCGCTGCAGAAGCTCGGCCTCGGTGCCGATGGCGTGAAGACGACGCCGCTGTCCGGCGAGCCCGACCTGTGGCATGGGCCGTCCGCTGAAGCCGACCAGCTGATCCAGACCGGCGTCAACGCGACGTATGCGCGGTTCCTTAGCCTCGTCGCGCAGTCGCGGAAGAAGACCCCGCAGCAGGTCAACGAGATCGCGCAGGGCCGGGTGTGGGACGGCGGTTCCGCCCGCCAGATAGGCCTCGTCGACGGCTTCGGCGGCATGGAGGAAGCCATCGCCAAGGCGGCGCAGCTGGCGAAGCTCGGCGACGAGCGGCGAGTCCGTTATTTCGAGGCGCCGAAGGGCTTCAAGCAGGAACTGATCGATTCCATCGCGTCAGAGGAAAGCGACGCGAACGCAGCGCCGCAGGACGCGTTCGCCTCCCTCGCTCGAGCGCCGCAGCAGCAGCTTGCGGCTGCCATGGCGGAGGTGCGAGCCATCCTGAACGGCCCGAGCATCCAGGCGCGCTGCGTGGAATGCGCGCCGGCGGCGCCGGTGCGGGCGCAGGCCGACGTCAGTCTGCTCGATGTCCTCAAGGCCTGGCTATCCTGA
- a CDS encoding M28 family peptidase, whose amino-acid sequence MFIRFAALLLASSAVAAAPSTAQSTITERSVSAHQTFLASDALQGRGSATRDEAIAAAYVASQFQSYGLVPAPGMDGYLQQATVIRTRLDGAPSMTVGGTPIAAPTLILASGNAVSGPLTIISSADPAKLPSAPVVLVTDPAADARALFGAAARKKVKLLLLPETEASRGLLGMVGGQARLPTYLEGKAPEGEVTLALVPASALALMASKPEAAVELKVPVKLEKAITTNAIGYLKGSDAKAGTILLSAHLDHLGVRADGTIMHGANDDASGTTAVMELAKTLAAGKKPRRSIIFAAFGSEELGGFGSTFFAEHPPVPLTQIVANLSFEMIGAQDPKLPKNNLMMTGFERSTLGPALKKQGGLVARDPYPEQRFFERSDNYSLALKGVVAHTVSGWAVVPTYHKPDDTNAKLDIPFMTAAIRSLVAPMRWLANSRFVPSWTPGGKPEKR is encoded by the coding sequence ATGTTCATTCGTTTTGCCGCGCTGCTGCTCGCCAGCAGCGCCGTTGCCGCAGCGCCAAGCACTGCACAGAGCACAATAACCGAGCGGTCCGTGTCGGCACATCAGACCTTCCTCGCCAGCGATGCGCTGCAAGGGCGCGGAAGCGCGACCCGCGACGAAGCCATCGCTGCGGCTTATGTGGCGTCTCAGTTCCAGTCCTACGGACTGGTGCCGGCACCGGGCATGGACGGCTATCTTCAACAGGCCACGGTGATCCGGACACGGCTGGACGGCGCGCCGTCCATGACGGTCGGCGGAACGCCGATTGCCGCGCCGACGCTGATCCTGGCGTCGGGCAATGCGGTGTCCGGGCCGCTCACGATCATCAGTTCCGCCGACCCGGCCAAGCTGCCGAGTGCCCCGGTCGTGCTCGTCACCGACCCGGCAGCGGATGCCCGCGCCCTGTTCGGCGCCGCGGCGCGTAAAAAGGTCAAGCTGCTGCTGTTGCCGGAAACCGAGGCCAGCCGCGGGCTGCTCGGGATGGTCGGCGGCCAGGCTCGGCTTCCGACATATCTGGAGGGCAAGGCGCCGGAAGGTGAAGTGACGCTTGCGCTGGTCCCGGCGTCGGCACTGGCGCTGATGGCGAGCAAGCCTGAGGCGGCGGTCGAGCTCAAGGTGCCGGTGAAGCTGGAAAAGGCAATCACCACCAACGCGATCGGCTATCTGAAGGGCAGCGATGCGAAGGCAGGCACGATCCTGCTGAGCGCGCACCTCGACCATCTCGGCGTCCGGGCAGACGGGACGATCATGCACGGCGCGAACGACGATGCGTCGGGCACGACGGCGGTAATGGAGCTGGCGAAAACCCTGGCGGCGGGCAAGAAGCCGCGGCGCAGCATCATCTTCGCAGCCTTCGGCAGCGAGGAGCTGGGCGGATTCGGATCGACTTTTTTCGCCGAGCATCCGCCGGTGCCGCTCACTCAGATCGTCGCCAATCTCTCGTTCGAGATGATCGGCGCGCAGGATCCCAAGCTGCCGAAGAACAATTTGATGATGACGGGGTTCGAGCGCTCCACCCTGGGTCCGGCCCTGAAGAAGCAGGGCGGGCTGGTCGCGCGTGACCCCTATCCCGAGCAGCGGTTCTTCGAGCGATCGGACAATTACTCGCTCGCCTTGAAAGGCGTGGTTGCGCACACGGTGTCGGGCTGGGCGGTGGTGCCGACCTATCACAAGCCGGACGACACCAACGCCAAGCTCGACATCCCATTCATGACGGCGGCTATCCGCTCGCTGGTCGCGCCGATGCGCTGGCTGGCGAACAGCCGCTTCGTGCCGAGCTGGACGCCGGGCGGCAAGCCGGAGAAGCGCTGA
- a CDS encoding MATE family efflux transporter, whose protein sequence is MDASRDSAEEQAGRPWRGEFRAMMALAWPLILASLTQQVIHSTDIILMGRLGEVALAATTLALNFAFVFNVVLLGLLLASSPMMATALGHRSNAVRDVRRTFRAGLWLLIIAMPPYWLLLWNLAPIMLALGQSAELAESGQTFIRAYMWCTAPWLLFQLLRNFVAALERPRIVLWLSLAAIVVNALLGWSLIFGHFGLPALGIVGGGLGSTITWTFACVALILLIRRDRQFRRFHLFGRWWRFDRERSLAMSRLGWPIGLSLALEVGVFAMAAYFMGWIGTSAVAAHAVAIQFAALTFMVPVGISQAATVRVGRALGAGDTDGLGRAGWTAWTIGIVFMAAAALGMWIYPHEIVALFLGPSASAETRGLAVTFLGVAAAFQIVDGAQVISAGMLRGLHDTRWPLIYAAVGYWVVGLGIAVWLGFGLDWKGLGIWIGLASGLAAVAVLMLFRWIRRERLGLTRLQHA, encoded by the coding sequence ATGGACGCAAGTCGGGACAGTGCAGAGGAGCAGGCGGGTCGGCCGTGGCGCGGTGAATTCCGGGCGATGATGGCGCTCGCCTGGCCGCTGATCCTTGCAAGCCTCACGCAGCAGGTCATCCATTCGACGGACATCATCTTGATGGGCCGGCTCGGAGAAGTGGCGCTCGCCGCGACAACGCTAGCGCTGAACTTCGCCTTCGTCTTCAACGTCGTCCTGCTCGGGCTCCTGCTCGCGTCGTCGCCAATGATGGCGACGGCGCTTGGCCATCGCTCGAACGCCGTGCGGGACGTGCGTCGCACCTTCCGTGCCGGGCTGTGGCTGCTGATCATCGCCATGCCGCCTTACTGGCTGCTGCTGTGGAACCTGGCTCCGATCATGCTTGCGCTCGGCCAATCGGCGGAGCTTGCCGAGAGCGGACAGACGTTCATCCGCGCTTACATGTGGTGCACCGCGCCGTGGCTGCTGTTCCAGCTGTTGCGCAATTTCGTCGCCGCCTTGGAGCGGCCGCGCATCGTCCTGTGGCTCAGCCTCGCCGCGATCGTCGTCAACGCGCTCCTGGGCTGGTCGTTGATCTTCGGTCACTTCGGCCTGCCCGCCTTGGGTATCGTCGGCGGCGGGCTGGGAAGCACGATCACCTGGACCTTCGCCTGCGTGGCCTTGATCCTGCTCATCAGGCGTGACCGGCAATTCAGGCGCTTTCATCTGTTCGGCCGCTGGTGGCGGTTCGACCGTGAACGGTCACTCGCGATGAGCCGGCTGGGATGGCCGATCGGCCTGTCGCTTGCGCTGGAGGTCGGCGTCTTCGCCATGGCGGCTTATTTCATGGGCTGGATCGGGACATCGGCCGTTGCCGCTCACGCGGTCGCAATCCAGTTCGCAGCGCTCACGTTCATGGTGCCTGTCGGCATCAGCCAGGCGGCGACGGTGCGCGTCGGTCGCGCCCTCGGCGCCGGCGACACGGACGGGCTCGGCCGTGCCGGCTGGACGGCATGGACTATCGGCATCGTCTTCATGGCGGCGGCTGCGCTCGGGATGTGGATCTACCCGCACGAGATCGTCGCTTTGTTCCTTGGCCCCAGCGCTAGCGCCGAAACACGCGGGCTCGCGGTCACCTTCCTTGGCGTGGCGGCTGCGTTCCAGATCGTCGACGGGGCTCAGGTGATCAGCGCCGGCATGCTGCGCGGCCTCCACGATACAAGGTGGCCGCTGATCTATGCCGCCGTCGGCTATTGGGTAGTCGGGCTCGGCATTGCCGTATGGCTCGGCTTTGGGCTCGACTGGAAGGGGCTCGGCATCTGGATCGGCCTTGCGAGCGGCCTTGCCGCCGTCGCCGTGCTGATGCTGTTCCGCTGGATCAGGCGGGAGCGGCTCGGCCTGACCCGGCTTCAGCACGCCTAG
- the groES gene encoding co-chaperone GroES has translation MGFRPLHDRVLVRRVEADEKTAGGIIIPDTAKEKPQEGEVVAVGAGAKSEDGKVSPLDVKAGDKILFGKWSGTEVKIDGEDLIIMKESDILGIVG, from the coding sequence ATGGGTTTCAGGCCGCTTCATGACCGTGTTCTCGTCCGCCGCGTCGAGGCTGACGAGAAGACCGCGGGCGGGATCATCATTCCCGACACCGCCAAGGAAAAGCCGCAGGAAGGCGAAGTCGTCGCCGTCGGCGCCGGCGCCAAGTCCGAAGACGGCAAGGTTTCGCCGCTGGACGTCAAGGCCGGCGACAAGATCCTGTTCGGCAAGTGGTCGGGCACCGAAGTGAAGATCGACGGTGAAGACCTCATCATCATGAAGGAAAGCGACATCCTCGGGATCGTCGGCTGA
- a CDS encoding metalloregulator ArsR/SmtB family transcription factor: MTLPLADRFQALADPTRLRVLMLLRLMELSVGELAQLLGQSQPRVSRHLKILADAGLLERRKEGSWVFVTLADAARAEAMFALVDSWSDAETKASFASDAARTESIRAERAEAANRYFAGHAEIWDQIRSLHVAESEVERAIDGALGKRSLGRFVDIGTGTGRMIELFGPRASQAMGIDRSSDMLRLARVKLEAAGINSSLRQGDMYALPLADHSADTIVIHQVLHYAHSPASAIAEASRVLAPGGTLLVVDFAAHEREELRSSDAHIRLGFEDEVMAAWFSSAGLEVDQVRHLKGGELTVTLWRGVKAAVPQRRAA, encoded by the coding sequence GTGACCCTTCCGCTTGCCGACCGCTTCCAGGCGCTTGCCGATCCTACCCGGCTGCGCGTGCTGATGCTGCTGCGGCTGATGGAGCTTTCCGTCGGCGAGCTTGCGCAATTGCTGGGGCAAAGCCAGCCGCGCGTTTCGCGACACCTGAAGATCCTCGCCGATGCCGGGCTGCTGGAGCGGCGAAAGGAAGGCAGCTGGGTTTTCGTGACGCTCGCCGACGCCGCCCGCGCCGAGGCCATGTTCGCGCTGGTCGATTCCTGGTCCGATGCTGAAACCAAGGCTTCGTTCGCCTCGGACGCGGCCCGGACCGAAAGCATTCGCGCCGAACGCGCAGAGGCGGCTAACCGCTATTTCGCCGGTCACGCCGAGATCTGGGACCAGATCCGCTCGCTGCACGTCGCCGAAAGCGAGGTCGAGCGTGCCATCGACGGAGCACTCGGCAAGAGATCCCTTGGCCGTTTCGTCGACATCGGCACGGGTACGGGCAGGATGATCGAATTGTTCGGCCCACGCGCGTCGCAGGCGATGGGTATCGACCGGTCGTCCGACATGCTCCGCCTGGCACGGGTGAAGCTCGAGGCGGCGGGGATCAACTCGAGCTTGAGGCAGGGCGACATGTACGCGCTGCCGCTCGCGGATCACAGTGCCGACACGATCGTCATCCACCAGGTGCTTCATTATGCCCACTCGCCCGCATCCGCGATCGCCGAAGCGTCGCGCGTGCTCGCGCCCGGCGGCACCTTGCTGGTCGTCGATTTCGCCGCCCACGAGCGGGAAGAACTGCGCAGCAGCGACGCTCACATTCGTCTCGGGTTCGAGGACGAGGTGATGGCGGCCTGGTTCTCCTCGGCAGGTTTGGAAGTCGATCAGGTGCGGCATCTCAAGGGCGGCGAACTGACGGTGACGCTCTGGCGCGGCGTGAAGGCCGCGGTGCCGCAAAGGCGCGCAGCATGA
- the groL gene encoding chaperonin GroEL (60 kDa chaperone family; promotes refolding of misfolded polypeptides especially under stressful conditions; forms two stacked rings of heptamers to form a barrel-shaped 14mer; ends can be capped by GroES; misfolded proteins enter the barrel where they are refolded when GroES binds), with protein sequence MAAKDVKFSRDARERILAGVDILANAVKVTLGPKGRNVVIDKSFGAPRITKDGVTVAKEIELKDKFENMGAQMVREVASKTNDLAGDGTTTATVLAQAIVREGMKSVAAGMNPMDLKRGIDLAVGKVVADLKSRSKDVAGTQEIAQVGIISANGDKEVGEKIAEAMEKVGKEGVITVEEAKGLEFELDVVEGMQFDRGYLSPYFITNPEKMQVELSDPYILIHEKKLSNLQAMLPILEAVVQSGRPLLIIAEDIEGEALATLVVNKLRGGLKVAAVKAPGFGDRRKAMLEDIAILTGGEMISEDLGIKLESVTLNMLGQAKRVTIDKDNTTIVDGNGTREAIEGRVGAIRQQIDTTTSDYDREKLQERLAKLAGGVAVIKVGGASEVEVKERKDRVDDALHATRAAVEEGIVPGGGTALLYATKALEGLKGENDDQTRGVDIIRKALYAPLRQIAENAGHDGAVVSGRLLDGNDPTQGFNAQTDQYENLVQSGVIDPTKVVRTALQDAASVAGLLITTEATIAELPEDKPAPAMAGAGGMGGMDF encoded by the coding sequence ATGGCAGCCAAGGACGTGAAATTCAGCCGCGATGCGCGTGAGCGCATCCTCGCCGGCGTCGACATTCTCGCCAATGCGGTGAAGGTGACGCTGGGCCCCAAGGGCCGCAACGTCGTCATCGACAAGAGCTTCGGCGCACCGCGCATCACAAAGGACGGCGTCACCGTCGCCAAGGAAATCGAACTTAAGGACAAGTTCGAGAACATGGGCGCGCAGATGGTGCGCGAGGTCGCTTCCAAGACCAACGACCTCGCCGGCGATGGCACCACCACCGCCACCGTCCTCGCCCAGGCGATCGTTCGTGAAGGCATGAAGTCGGTCGCAGCCGGCATGAACCCGATGGACCTGAAGCGCGGCATCGACCTCGCGGTCGGCAAGGTCGTCGCGGACCTCAAGAGCCGTTCAAAGGACGTCGCGGGCACGCAGGAAATCGCGCAGGTCGGCATCATCTCGGCGAACGGCGACAAAGAAGTCGGCGAGAAGATCGCCGAAGCGATGGAAAAGGTCGGCAAGGAAGGCGTGATCACCGTCGAAGAGGCGAAGGGTCTCGAATTCGAGCTCGACGTCGTCGAAGGCATGCAGTTCGACCGCGGCTATTTGTCGCCTTACTTCATCACCAACCCGGAAAAGATGCAGGTCGAGCTTAGCGATCCCTACATCCTCATCCACGAGAAGAAGCTGTCGAACCTCCAGGCGATGCTGCCGATCCTCGAAGCCGTGGTTCAGAGCGGCCGTCCGCTGCTGATCATCGCCGAGGATATCGAGGGCGAAGCGCTGGCGACCCTGGTCGTCAACAAGCTGCGCGGCGGCCTCAAGGTCGCGGCGGTTAAGGCGCCGGGCTTCGGTGATCGCCGCAAGGCGATGCTCGAGGACATCGCGATCCTGACCGGCGGCGAGATGATCAGCGAGGATCTCGGCATCAAGCTCGAGAGCGTTACGCTGAACATGCTCGGCCAGGCCAAGCGCGTCACGATCGACAAGGACAACACGACGATCGTCGACGGCAACGGCACCCGCGAAGCCATCGAAGGCCGCGTCGGCGCCATCCGTCAGCAGATCGACACGACGACCTCCGACTACGACCGTGAAAAGCTGCAGGAGCGGCTGGCGAAGCTCGCCGGCGGCGTTGCGGTGATCAAGGTCGGCGGCGCCTCGGAAGTTGAAGTGAAGGAGCGCAAGGACCGCGTCGACGACGCTCTCCACGCGACTCGCGCTGCGGTCGAGGAAGGCATCGTCCCGGGCGGCGGTACGGCGCTCCTCTATGCCACCAAGGCTCTCGAAGGCCTGAAGGGCGAGAATGACGACCAGACCCGCGGCGTCGATATCATCCGCAAGGCGCTTTACGCGCCGCTGCGGCAGATCGCCGAGAACGCCGGTCACGACGGCGCGGTCGTTTCGGGCCGCTTGCTCGACGGTAACGACCCGACCCAGGGCTTCAACGCCCAGACCGACCAGTACGAGAACCTCGTCCAGTCGGGCGTGATCGATCCGACCAAGGTCGTCCGCACGGCGCTTCAGGACGCGGCTTCGGTTGCGGGTCTCCTCATCACCACCGAGGCGACCATTGCCGAGCTGCCGGAAGACAAGCCTGCCCCGGCGATGGCCGGTGCCGGCGGCATGGGCGGAATGGACTTCTAA
- a CDS encoding homocysteine S-methyltransferase family protein codes for MSTAHQLRAEAGRRILIKDGPYGTAIQAEKLDAAAYCAGLDLMRDQKGNNDLLNITQPQVIRGIAEAFAEAGAEILATNTFNANRISQGDYGAEDLAAEMNRASARIIRDVADRASAKDGKPRWVAGAMGPTNKTLSLSPNVNDPGFREVDFDQVKAIYREQADALVEGGADFILIETVFDTLNAKAAIMAGLEAEQALGRELPLMISMTLTDLSGRNLSGHTVEAFWASVRHAKPLTIGLNCSFGAAQLRPHLAALAATADTLIMAYPNAGLPNELGEYDEAAEQTAAQVREWVDSNLVNIVGGCCGTTPAHIAAIAGAVRDCTPRTVPAPRRGTLLAGLEPMTIAA; via the coding sequence ATGAGCACGGCCCACCAGCTGCGCGCCGAAGCCGGGCGGCGCATCCTGATCAAGGACGGGCCCTACGGCACTGCCATCCAGGCCGAAAAGCTTGATGCCGCGGCCTATTGCGCAGGCCTCGACCTGATGCGTGACCAGAAGGGCAACAACGACCTTCTCAACATCACGCAGCCGCAGGTCATCCGCGGCATCGCCGAAGCCTTCGCCGAGGCGGGGGCGGAGATCCTCGCGACCAATACCTTCAACGCCAACCGCATCAGCCAGGGCGACTATGGCGCCGAGGACCTTGCTGCCGAGATGAACCGCGCATCGGCGCGCATCATCCGCGACGTTGCCGACCGCGCCAGCGCAAAGGACGGCAAGCCGCGCTGGGTCGCCGGCGCGATGGGTCCCACCAACAAGACGCTGTCGCTCTCGCCCAACGTCAACGACCCGGGCTTCCGTGAAGTCGACTTCGATCAGGTCAAAGCCATCTACCGCGAACAGGCCGATGCGCTTGTCGAGGGCGGCGCTGATTTCATCCTGATCGAAACCGTGTTCGATACGCTTAACGCCAAGGCGGCGATCATGGCGGGCCTCGAAGCGGAGCAGGCGCTCGGCCGCGAGCTGCCACTCATGATTTCGATGACGCTGACCGATTTGTCCGGCCGCAATCTTTCCGGTCATACCGTCGAAGCGTTCTGGGCGTCCGTCCGCCATGCCAAGCCGCTGACCATCGGCCTCAACTGCTCCTTCGGCGCAGCGCAGCTGCGTCCGCACCTCGCGGCGCTCGCAGCGACGGCCGACACGCTGATCATGGCTTATCCGAATGCCGGCCTGCCGAATGAGCTTGGCGAATATGACGAAGCGGCTGAGCAGACTGCTGCCCAGGTCCGCGAATGGGTGGACAGCAACCTCGTGAACATTGTCGGCGGGTGCTGCGGGACGACTCCCGCGCACATCGCCGCGATCGCCGGAGCGGTGCGCGATTGCACGCCGCGCACCGTTCCGGCTCCTCGCCGCGGCACGCTGCTGGCGGGGCTCGAGCCGATGACCATCGCCGCCTGA
- the metF gene encoding methylenetetrahydrofolate reductase, protein MNAFERLSRHQLLFAEARGDIDLSFEFFPPKTEKMEQNLWESIKTLEPLQPRFVSVTYGAGGSTRERTHATVERILKETSLTPAAHLTCVGASRDEVDAVARDYWELGVRHLVALRGDPPEPGTKYQPHPQGYRDATELVTGLKQVGDFDISVAAYPESHPDSSTRAFDLENLRRKVDAGASRAITQFFFSADCFFRFRDDAAAAGIDVEIVPGILPVSSVAQTRRFADMCGASIPEWLNQMFEGLDDLPAARQLIAATVAAELCGQLYAGGVRHFHFYTLNRAELSYAICHLLGVRAKA, encoded by the coding sequence ATGAACGCGTTCGAACGGCTTAGCCGCCACCAGCTGTTGTTCGCTGAAGCCCGCGGCGACATCGACCTCAGCTTCGAATTCTTCCCGCCCAAGACGGAGAAGATGGAGCAGAACCTTTGGGAGTCGATCAAGACTCTCGAGCCGCTTCAGCCGCGCTTCGTTTCCGTGACCTACGGCGCTGGCGGATCGACGCGTGAGCGCACGCATGCGACCGTCGAGCGGATCCTCAAGGAAACCTCGTTGACGCCCGCCGCGCATCTGACTTGCGTCGGCGCCTCGCGTGACGAGGTGGACGCTGTTGCACGCGACTATTGGGAACTCGGCGTGCGCCATTTGGTCGCGCTTCGCGGCGACCCGCCGGAGCCCGGCACGAAGTACCAGCCGCACCCGCAAGGATATCGCGACGCCACCGAGTTGGTCACCGGGCTCAAGCAGGTCGGCGATTTCGACATCTCCGTCGCCGCCTATCCGGAAAGCCACCCGGACTCTTCGACCCGCGCCTTCGACCTCGAAAACCTGCGCCGGAAGGTCGATGCGGGCGCTAGCCGCGCGATCACGCAATTCTTCTTCTCGGCCGACTGCTTCTTCCGTTTCCGGGATGACGCGGCGGCGGCGGGGATCGACGTCGAGATTGTGCCCGGAATCCTGCCCGTCTCCAGCGTCGCGCAGACACGCCGGTTCGCGGACATGTGCGGCGCCTCCATTCCCGAGTGGCTCAACCAGATGTTCGAAGGCTTGGACGATCTGCCGGCTGCACGCCAGCTCATCGCGGCGACGGTCGCTGCGGAGCTGTGCGGCCAGCTCTACGCCGGCGGCGTGCGTCACTTCCACTTCTACACGCTGAACCGCGCGGAGCTCAGCTATGCGATTTGCCACTTGCTGGGCGTGAGGGCGAAAGCATGA